The Humidesulfovibrio mexicanus DNA segment GCCAGCCCCTTGGCCTTCAGCTCCACGAGCTTGCGCGCAAGGTCGTCGGTGGACTCCGGGTCGAGGTTGGCCGTGGGTTCGTCCAGCACCAGGGCGCGCGGCTCCATGGTCAGAATGCTGGCCAGGGCCACCTTCTGCTTCTGCCCTTCGGACAGGGAGAGGGTGGACTGCTCCAGCAGCGCAGAGAGTCCGAACTCGGCGGCGGCCTGCGCAATGCGTTCCGTGATGCGCCCGGGGTCCAGGCCGCGCCACTCGTGCCCCACGGCCAGCTCGTCGGCCACGGCGAGGGTGAAGAACTGGGCCTCGGGCTCCTGCAGCAGGGTGCCCAGGTCACGGGCGATGTCGGATACGCTCCGTTCGGCGTTGTCGCGCCCGCCTATGAGCACGCGGCCCGAAACGCGACCCTGGAAGTGCTGCCGGGCGAAGCCGTTGGCCAGACGCACCAGGGTGCTTTTGCCGCAGCCGCTCGCTCCGGTGACGAGGACCACCTCGCCGGGGCGCACGCGCAGGCTGACGTTTGAAACGGCCGGTTCGGGCCGGAAGGGGTAGGTGAAGCACACGTTTTCGAAGCGGATCACGCCGTGACCTCCTAGTGCATGGACATGCGCAGGCCGGAGCGCAGTTGCAGCCACACGGCCAGGACCAGCAGCCCCGCGCCCACAGCCAATGTCAGGTAATCGACCCTGGCCAGGCGTCCGACGCGGTGCGCCGTCACCCTGGTCTGGCCGCCCACGCCCTTGAGCTCGGCGGCCATGGCCAGGTCGTCGGCCGAGCGCAAGGCCCGGAACACAAGCGGCATGAACAGCACCCGCACGGCCAGGCCTGGCCGCGCCGCCAAGCCCAGCGGGGAGCGGACATAGCCCCGGATGCGCAGGGTTTGCCATATCTGCCGGATGTCGTTGATGAAGGTCGGGATGAAGCGCACCATGACCGAGGCGGGGATGAACACCAGCGCGGGCAGCCGCAAGGACTTGAGCGCCGTGAGGATGGACTGCACCCTGGAGGTGAGCGCCAGCCCCAGCACCACGTTGATGGACACGACGATGCGCATGAAGGGCACGACGAAACGCTGTATCTCCAGGCTGGCCATGGCGGGCCAGAGAAGCCCCATGCCCACCACGCAGAGGGCGGAGGTTCCGAGCATGAGCGCCACGGCGGCATAGCTTACGAGCAGGCCTTTCACATCCCGCGCGGAGAGCGCGTATGCGACGCTTGCGGCCAGCAGCACCCCCAGGGCGGCCATGTCCGTCAGCACGATGGAGGAAAGCGATGCGGCCAGGCAGAGCAGCATCTTGGTGCGCGTATCCAGGCGGGCGGGGAATCCTCCCCCCCGGCTATTCCCGTACAATGCCCGCATGTCTCAGCTCCTTGACGAAGGCCACGCCGAACCAGAGGCCCAGCAGCGATCCGGCGTAGCCCACCGTCACCATGACCGTTGAGGTGACCATGAGCGCGGGCTGTTCGCGCATCATGAGCCAGGAGAAGGCCAAACTCAGGCCTTTGGAGAGCAGATCGTAGCAGCCCACCCCCAGAAGCAGCGGCACAGTGCGGCCGTACCCGCCCAGGGCCATGACCAGGGTCTCCGAGGCGAGGCCCGCCAGGAGCATGGCCGGAAGCAGCGCAAGCCCCGCGCCCATGAGCAGCAGCGACACCACGGCGCTGATGAGCGTGAACAGGGTCAGCGTGCCGAACACCCGCACCTTGTGCAGCAGCACCACCAGCAGCGCGGTGAACACGGCGTTCTTGAGCATCAGCGACACCGGGTTCATGCCGCCTCCGGCCAGGGCGATGGCCAGGCTGGAGACCTTGATGACCGCGGCGAAGATGCCGATGGTGATGAGTTCGCTCACCCGCCAACGGCGCGACAGGCCGCCCCGTTTCCCGTCCGCCGACGCGGGAGAGGCCGCGCCGGCGGTGAGCATGGTGCTCTGGGCGTCCATCAGAACTCCGCTCCCAGGCGGAGCACGGCATGGAAGCCGGGGGAAACCAGGGCCGAGTTGGCCTCGGTATATTTTTCGTTGGTGAGGTTGTTCAGGTTGAGGGAGAGGCTGTATTTCCGCTCCCCGGTCCAGTCCAGCCCAAGGGCCAGGTTGTAGGTCTGCCAGTTGTTGTAGCGGTACAGCGTGCCGCTGGAGTCTTCCTTGGCCGTGCTGGCCTGGCGGGAATACGCATCGGCCGTGAAGCGCAGGGCCGCGTCCAGGTCGTGGAACCAGCGCAGGCCATAGCGGCCGAAGAGCGAGGGATCTCCGGTCTGCGAGGTCTCGTAGGTGTTGGCGTCGTATTTGCGGCGCAGGTACGTGGCCGAGACATACGGCGTGAGATTCCAATCCGCGAAGAGGTATTCGAGGGCGAGCTCGCCGCCGTAGGTGGTGGCCCCGCTGACGTTCTGGAACTGCGAGGTGGTGCCGGTGAGCGCCACGGTGGCGATGTAGTCCTCGGCCTTGCTGTAGAAGGCTGCGGCGTCCATGGTCCAGGCGCCATCGCCGTAACGCGCGCCAACCTCGAAGTTGTTGGAGGTCTCGGGCTTCAGGTCCGGGTTGGAGTAGGTCGGCCGGGAGGAGCCGTGCACCGTGCCGATGTAGAGCTGCTGCAGATTGGGGAAGCGGTAGCCCTGGGAGGCCTGGGCCCGCAACCGCCAGTCCTTGAAGCCGGAGTACACCAGTCCGATGCTGCCCACGGGCCGGTTGCCGCTGCTGGTGCCAGGGGCCAGGCCAGGGTCCTGCGCACTGTCAAGCTCGGACTTCACGATGGTCTCACGCAGGCCCATGGTCAGGGTCCAGTCGGGGGTGATGCTCCACTGGTCCTGGACAAAGGCGGCGTAGGTGTCCTGGTGGGCCTTGTTGGTGTAGGTGGAGTCGGAGGTCACCACCCCCAGCCAGGTCTTGGTGGTCTTGTGGTCGCGCGCCTTCAGGTCCTCGAAGCTGGCCTCGGCCCCGGCCACCACGTAATGCCCCCCGCCCAGGGTCCAGTCGGTCTGCAGGCTGGCCCCGGTGGTGTCCTGCCAGTTCTTGGTCCACAGCGAGGTCTTGGGGGCGAAGGCCGCGGGGTCGACGTAGTTGTAGAAGTCCTTGTAGGTGGTCTGGAAATAGGCGTTCAGCGCCAGTTTGCTCAAGGTGTCGCTGATGTCCTTGAATTCCACGAAGCCGGAGACCTTGTCCCTGGTCCAGGCCGGAAGATTGAGCTCCACCAGCGTTGTGCCGGACACGGCCGCCGGAACCTGCTCGTGGCTCCAGAAGCTGTCGGCGCGCAGGCCGAACTTGGCCTTGCCCAGCACCTTGTCCACATAGGCGGAGAAGTTGCGGCTCAGGTAGCCGGAGTCGTCCACGGGGCCGCCCGGGGCGTAGCGGTTGCCCCCGTCGGTGTAGGAGCCGGAAACCCGGTAGCTCCAGCCATCGATGCCGCCGAAGGCCGAAAGATACTCGGTGAGGGCGTTGGCCGAGCCGTCGAAGGTCTCGGCCATGGCGAGCTGGATGGGCTTCTTGCCCCCCTTCTTGGTGATGATGTTCACCACGCCGCCGATGGCCTCGCTGCCGTGCAGCACGGACGCCGGGCCTTTGATCACCTCGATGCGCTCCACATCGTTCAGGTCCACAAGGATCATGGAGCCGTCCATGGACTTCTGCTCCGGCACCTTCTGCCCGTCCACCATGATGAGCACGCGCGAGGGCGACTCGCCGCGGATGGTGACGCGCTTGACCCCGGCGATGGACTGGTCCAGCACCTGCACGCCGGGGATGTCCTTCAAAAGGTCGGCCACCGTGGGGGCGGGCTCACGTTCGATGTCCTCCTGCGTGACCACGCTGATGCTGTTGGGCGCGTCCTTGAGCTCGGTTTCCATGCGCGTGGCCGAGACGACTACCTGCCCGGTCTTGACTTCCTCCGCGCTTTTCGCCGCCCAGGCCTGGGCGGCGGAGGTCAGGCTGAGGAGCACGGCGCTGGCGAGCAGCAGCGGCTTCACTGTGTTGCGTTTTTTGCGCCTGCGGGGGGACAACGGGATCATATGGACTCCTCCTTTTGGTTGTGCATGTGCCAGTCGAGCAGCCCCTGCACCAGGTTCACCTGCCAGAACTGGCCGGCCAGGGTGAGGTCGACGCGGTTGCGGCGTCGGGTGAGCAGGCCCGCCCGCTCCCACTGGCGGAGCAAGGGATCGAATTCCGCCCCTGCGTCGAAACCGGCCGCGCGGGTCGCACGGGGCAGGTCAAGCCAGCCGCGTTCAAGCTGCTCGGAAAGCGAGCGCATGAGCGCCAACTGGAGCGGCGGACGCGCCACTCCGGCCAGGGGTTTTTCCCCGGCGCGGCTTCGGGCCATGTAGTCCGAGGGGTCGGCGGTCATGAAGCAGAAGTGCCCCTGCAGGCAGCCGCCCGCGCCCGCGCCGTAGGCCAGGCAGTCGGCGCGGCTTTTCATGAGGGGATTGTAGATGTTGCGCTCACGCGCGGTGCGTCCCCAGTGGGAGATGGACAGACGGGCGGCGCGCATGTCCGTCATCAGCTCCACCCCGCGCCGGAACATCCGCGACTGCATGGGGATGTCGGCCACGGGGGCGGCGGCGCCGCTTTTCAGCGCCCGGTCGAGCTTGCCGCCGGGAAAGACGTTGAGCTGGTAGAGGTCGCAGCCGTCCAGCCCCAGGGACTCGAAAGTGCGCATGTCCTCCTCCCAGCTGCGCATGGTCTGGCCGGGCAGGCCGTAGATGAGGTCCACCACCACGGCTGCCGTGTCCATGGCCAGCAGCCGCTCCAGGGCTGTGGTGACCTCCCGCCTGGAGCACACGCGGCCCAGCGATTGCCGAAGCCGCGTGTGGAAGGTCTGCACGCCGATGGAGAAGCGGTTGGCCCCGCCCTCCACTGCGGCGCGCATCTTCTCCGGCCCGAAATTGTGGATGCGGCCCTCCACGGTGATTTCGCAATCGTTGGCCAGGGGCATGTTCTCGCGGATGCCCCGCAGCAGGCGCTCCAGATCCTTGGGCTCCAGGGCGGTGGGCGTGCCGCCGCCAAGGTACACGGCGTGCACGGGCTCGCGTCCCACTGCGGCGCGGCCGCGTTCCCGGCGCATCTCGTCGAGCAGGGCGTCGGTATAGGAGGCGCTCACCTCCTTGCGGTAGGGGGCGATGTAGAAGCCGCAGTAGATGCACTTGGTTTCGCAGAAGGGAATATGCACGTACACCGCGCTTTTGCCTTGGCGCGGGCGCTCCATGAGGGCGGCGTGCAGCTGCAGCGCCTCCTCTCCTGTGACCATGCCGCCGCCCATGCCCGCGTGGACCGCGCGCTTGCGCTCGAAGGCCTCGGACAGCGGGTCCACCCCTTCGCGGGCGAACCATTCGCCTTCCCGCGCGCGCGTGGTCATGCCCACCCTGTTTATCCTTCCGGAGGGGCTGGTTTGTGTCCGTGCTTGAGCTGTGTTCATTTGCGCCTCCAAAGGATTTTGAAATTCATTTTCATTAACAAGGCGTAAAAAAACGCCTCTCCGGCCGGGGGCTGGATACGGCGTTACAGGCCCAGGGAGGCGACGATGGCGTCGCCCAGGGGCCGGGAGATGAGCAGGTGCTTGTCGCCTTCCAGGTCGGGCCACTTGAGGCGGGGCAGCAGCAGCACCCGTCCACGGAAAAACGTCATGCACTGGGCGACGATGGCCTGCCCCAGCACCAGGCTTTCAAAGGCCTCTGGCTTGAGCCCCTTGGCCTCGGCCGCGATGCGGCTGGCCGTGCGGTGGAACGGGGCGAGCACCTCGTTGAACAGGCGGTCGTAATACTTCTTGGGGGTGGTCAGGTCGTCGTTGAGGAGCACGGCCAAGAAGCGCCCGCTCTGCTTGCCGGTGATGGCCGCGATGACCCCGTCCACCAGCTCGCGCACGGCCGCCGCAAGGGCGTCTTTGCCGCCGCCGATGCGGGTTTCCGCGGCCTCCAGAAGCGGCAGGATGATCTCTTTCCATTTTTGCAGACAATGGCTGAAGATGGCATCCAGGAGCCCCTCCCGGCTGCCGAAGTGGTAGTTGATCATGGCGTGGTTCACCTTGGCCTCGGCGGCCAGGCGGCGGTTGCTCACCTCGTGCCCGTTGTGCTCGGCAAAGAGCCACGTGCCCGCCTCGATGAGCTTGGCCCTGGTCATGTTCTCGCCGACTGTCTGCTGCATGTGCCCCTCGCCATGATGTTCGTGAACCCCACCTAGTCCATCGGCGGCGGCATGTCAACCGCTTGGTTAAACCGCGTGGTTAAAATGCTCTTGCCGCGGAGCCGGAGGCTTCGCGGCCATGGGCGAGACCCACGCTGGTCAACGCCATGGGCGCGCGCAGAGAGCCGCGCCGCATGGTGCGGGCGGTTGCGGCCGGGACGGTTTGGGTGTGCTGCGCCGGTGGCGCTACGTGCCGCTTTTGGGCGGAATGCGGCAGGACTCCTGGCAGCAGGTGCCGTAGAGGAAGCCGTTGTACGCGTGGAGGATGCGCTCCTCGCGGGCCCGACGTTCCGGCGTCAGCGCGTTGCGCGGGGTGTCGGCGTGTTTGGCGAGCACTTCGGCCCAAGCGGGGATGGCGCGCACGCCGGTGGCGACGCAGTCTCCGCTGGCGGTGTCGAGGATGCTGGCGCCGATGGTGTCCGTGGCGATGGCCAGGGGCACAGGCCCGCCGGGAAAGAGGCGCGCGCAGCTCACGGTCTCGCGCTCGAAGCTGCCCACGTCGCCCGCGCAGAAGATGACGAGCAGCACGGGCGCGCCGCCGGGCTCGTAGGCCACCAGGTCGACATGCCTGCCGGTTTCTTCCCCGTCGACATGGAAGATCAGGGGAACCTTGGCCTTGAGCGCGTCCTTGGGGAAGCCCTTCTCCTCCACCAGATGCCGGGCAAGGGCTTGGCGGAACTCTTCGTAGGTGGTCTCCTCGATGGGCTGGCCGCTCAGGTAGTCGGTGAGCATTCCGCCCAGGCTGGTTTCGTGCATGGCGTTCCTCCCTTTTGCGGGCAAGGGGCTCGGCGCGGCCGCCGCGTTCAGGTCCGGTCCTGGCCGAGCACGGCGTAATGCCGCACATGCTTGTCCGGGATGATCTCGTAGCGTTCGTCGCCGGGGTACAGCACGGCGCGGTGCATGTCTTCCCCGGCAAAGGCGCGCACCGCCTCCCAGGAATCCCAGAAGGTGGTGAGGCCG contains these protein-coding regions:
- a CDS encoding energy-coupling factor transporter transmembrane component T family protein, translated to MRALYGNSRGGGFPARLDTRTKMLLCLAASLSSIVLTDMAALGVLLAASVAYALSARDVKGLLVSYAAVALMLGTSALCVVGMGLLWPAMASLEIQRFVVPFMRIVVSINVVLGLALTSRVQSILTALKSLRLPALVFIPASVMVRFIPTFINDIRQIWQTLRIRGYVRSPLGLAARPGLAVRVLFMPLVFRALRSADDLAMAAELKGVGGQTRVTAHRVGRLARVDYLTLAVGAGLLVLAVWLQLRSGLRMSMH
- a CDS encoding MptD family putative ECF transporter S component; the protein is MDAQSTMLTAGAASPASADGKRGGLSRRWRVSELITIGIFAAVIKVSSLAIALAGGGMNPVSLMLKNAVFTALLVVLLHKVRVFGTLTLFTLISAVVSLLLMGAGLALLPAMLLAGLASETLVMALGGYGRTVPLLLGVGCYDLLSKGLSLAFSWLMMREQPALMVTSTVMVTVGYAGSLLGLWFGVAFVKELRHAGIVRE
- a CDS encoding TonB-dependent receptor plug domain-containing protein — its product is MIPLSPRRRKKRNTVKPLLLASAVLLSLTSAAQAWAAKSAEEVKTGQVVVSATRMETELKDAPNSISVVTQEDIEREPAPTVADLLKDIPGVQVLDQSIAGVKRVTIRGESPSRVLIMVDGQKVPEQKSMDGSMILVDLNDVERIEVIKGPASVLHGSEAIGGVVNIITKKGGKKPIQLAMAETFDGSANALTEYLSAFGGIDGWSYRVSGSYTDGGNRYAPGGPVDDSGYLSRNFSAYVDKVLGKAKFGLRADSFWSHEQVPAAVSGTTLVELNLPAWTRDKVSGFVEFKDISDTLSKLALNAYFQTTYKDFYNYVDPAAFAPKTSLWTKNWQDTTGASLQTDWTLGGGHYVVAGAEASFEDLKARDHKTTKTWLGVVTSDSTYTNKAHQDTYAAFVQDQWSITPDWTLTMGLRETIVKSELDSAQDPGLAPGTSSGNRPVGSIGLVYSGFKDWRLRAQASQGYRFPNLQQLYIGTVHGSSRPTYSNPDLKPETSNNFEVGARYGDGAWTMDAAAFYSKAEDYIATVALTGTTSQFQNVSGATTYGGELALEYLFADWNLTPYVSATYLRRKYDANTYETSQTGDPSLFGRYGLRWFHDLDAALRFTADAYSRQASTAKEDSSGTLYRYNNWQTYNLALGLDWTGERKYSLSLNLNNLTNEKYTEANSALVSPGFHAVLRLGAEF
- the hutW gene encoding heme anaerobic degradation radical SAM methyltransferase ChuW/HutW; amino-acid sequence: MNTAQARTQTSPSGRINRVGMTTRAREGEWFAREGVDPLSEAFERKRAVHAGMGGGMVTGEEALQLHAALMERPRQGKSAVYVHIPFCETKCIYCGFYIAPYRKEVSASYTDALLDEMRRERGRAAVGREPVHAVYLGGGTPTALEPKDLERLLRGIRENMPLANDCEITVEGRIHNFGPEKMRAAVEGGANRFSIGVQTFHTRLRQSLGRVCSRREVTTALERLLAMDTAAVVVDLIYGLPGQTMRSWEEDMRTFESLGLDGCDLYQLNVFPGGKLDRALKSGAAAPVADIPMQSRMFRRGVELMTDMRAARLSISHWGRTARERNIYNPLMKSRADCLAYGAGAGGCLQGHFCFMTADPSDYMARSRAGEKPLAGVARPPLQLALMRSLSEQLERGWLDLPRATRAAGFDAGAEFDPLLRQWERAGLLTRRRNRVDLTLAGQFWQVNLVQGLLDWHMHNQKEESI
- a CDS encoding CerR family C-terminal domain-containing protein — translated: MQQTVGENMTRAKLIEAGTWLFAEHNGHEVSNRRLAAEAKVNHAMINYHFGSREGLLDAIFSHCLQKWKEIILPLLEAAETRIGGGKDALAAAVRELVDGVIAAITGKQSGRFLAVLLNDDLTTPKKYYDRLFNEVLAPFHRTASRIAAEAKGLKPEAFESLVLGQAIVAQCMTFFRGRVLLLPRLKWPDLEGDKHLLISRPLGDAIVASLGL
- a CDS encoding type I restriction enzyme HsdR N-terminal domain-containing protein, with translation MHETSLGGMLTDYLSGQPIEETTYEEFRQALARHLVEEKGFPKDALKAKVPLIFHVDGEETGRHVDLVAYEPGGAPVLLVIFCAGDVGSFERETVSCARLFPGGPVPLAIATDTIGASILDTASGDCVATGVRAIPAWAEVLAKHADTPRNALTPERRAREERILHAYNGFLYGTCCQESCRIPPKSGT